The following is a genomic window from Sutcliffiella horikoshii.
GGAAAGCAATCACCTTAGGAATTGCCCTTCATGAAGGGAAACTATTTGGTTTGGCTAATCAACTATTGGGTCTGTTGCTTTGCATTGGTTTGATAGGAATGATGGTAAGTTCCTTAATTATGTGGAGGAAAAGAAAACCGAAAAATGGGTTAGGCGCTCCAGGTAGAAATGTAGATATAAAGATAAAAAGGGCAGTAACCATTATCATGCTGCTACTAGGACTTGTCATGCCGTTGGTAGGGATCTCCATCATTGTGGTGCTCTTATTAGATAAGCTTGTATTTGTAAGAATAAAACGTTTAAAAGCCTGGTTAGGGTAGGAAAGGTGTCGTGTTTAAAATGAAGAAATTATTGCTAGTAGTTGTACCGATTTTATTATTGTTGGCGGGTTGCACAAGTGCGCCTGAGGAGAAAACCTCTTTGGAAATTGTTGAGGTTGAAATAACACTTCCTGAAAACGTGAAGGAAGAAGAGAAAGTAGCGATTACGACCTTAGTTACGCAGGGCGACGAAAAAGTGGAAGATGCCAAAGAAGTGCAGATTGAGATTTGGAATGTGGAGAACGGAAAAGAAAACAGTGTCCTTCTTGATGCAGAGCATGTTGGTGATGGCGTTTATGAAGTAAAACATTCTTTTGGTGAAAAGGGAGTTTATCGAG
Proteins encoded in this region:
- a CDS encoding FixH family protein, which codes for MKKLLLVVVPILLLLAGCTSAPEEKTSLEIVEVEITLPENVKEEEKVAITTLVTQGDEKVEDAKEVQIEIWNVENGKENSVLLDAEHVGDGVYEVKHSFGEKGVYRVQSHVTARDMHVMPTKQLVVGDMSQEEIDAILESEVEEEEHDDSEDSGHHH